The following coding sequences are from one Epinephelus fuscoguttatus linkage group LG5, E.fuscoguttatus.final_Chr_v1 window:
- the thap12b gene encoding THAP domain containing 12b has protein sequence MPNFCAAPNCTRKSTQSDLAFFRFPRDPERCRIWVENCRRADLEAKTSDQLNKHYRLCAKHFDPAMVCKTSPYRTVLKDTAIPTIFDLTSHLRNPHTRHRKRIKELTEEDIRKMKERRLASSIEQLASKKDAAAEDSTSANDDEPQLSTEEKEFREYLRSLFEVVVMLGKQSIPVVAGKASEAEHVSSNFQALLDYRMNAGDEALKKRFRATAVNTEYLSATQQSQLLDVCENTVREEMLMEVRESRFFSLVTGDLVEFANEKHLPLFLRFVNQHNVLREEFLDFVSFDGDESALAERLEAQLTDRWGLSMEDCRGQGHKATGTSTTKMKAVAVLLMEKYPLALHMPCSHMALNIHLASSLPFPNVQVVMETLRRIGAFFRTPFTQDELEKAIATHYQKNEEKAATLKQACSPGWTEQHNVFDVLLDMLPPLLLCMDNVRDNDNGKFADAVTTDAYAVTETLSDFEIIVTIVILKNVLTFTRAFGRNLQGETLDVFFAANSLTAVLHSLNEVNDNIDVYHEFWYEEAVSLANVMEIPVKVPRLFLRKQRAADVGEIQAEAYFKEYVTVAVITGIMQEVEDMFSETNLKALKCLSLVPAVMGQMKFNTTEENYADVYRNDLPNPETLPAELHCWRIKWKHRGKEVRLPTTIHETLQLPDVKFFPNVNSFLKVLSALPVLKLEDNKSDTASERLQVYLDSMPAKQWNKSLAMLNINTHVKHDLDVMVDKYCRLYPEDDPEAEAEAEAEAEEIAEAEEVAKEDVAKK, from the exons ATGCCGAATTTTTGCGCGGCCCCAAACTGTACACGGAAGAGCACACAGTCAGATTTGGCGTTTTTTCGGTTTCCAAGGGACCCAGAAAG ATGTCGCATCTGGGTAGAGAACTGCCGCAGAGCAGACCTAGAGGCAAAAACATCAGACCAGTTGAACAAGCACTACAGATTATGTGCCAAACACTTTGACCCAGCCATGGTGTGCAAAACA AGCCCCTATAGGACCGTATTGAAGGATACAGCCATTCCAACCATATTTGATCTGACCAGCCATCTAAGAAATCCCCATACCAGACATCGCAAGCGGATTAAAGAACTT ACTGAAGAAGATATAAGAAAGATGAAAGAAAGGAGAT tGGCGTCCTCTATTGAGCAACTTGCCTCCAAAAAAGATGCAGCAGCCGAGGATAGCACGAGCGCCAATGACGATGAACCTCAGCTGTCCACAGAGGAGAAGGAGTTCCGTGAATACTTGCGGTCCTTGTTTGAGGTCGTGGTCATGTTAGGAAAACAGAGTATCCCAGTAGTGGCTGGCAAAGCATCTGAAGCTGAGCACGTGTCAAGCAACTTCCAGGCCCTTCTAGATTACCGCATGAATGCTGGTGACGAAGCTCTGAAGAAGCGGTTTCGGGCGACAGCTGTGAACACAGAATACCTCTCTGCGACCCAGCAGAGCCAGCTGTTGGACGTCTgtgagaacacagtgagagaggagatGCTAATGGAGGTGAGAGAGAGTCGCTTCTTCTCTCTAGTGACAGGTGACCTTGTTGAATTTGCCAACGAGAAACACCTGCCTTTATTTTTACGCTTTGTGAATCAGCACAATGTCCTTCGAGAGGAGTTTTTGGACTTCGTGTCGTTTGATGGTGATGAGTCTGCGCTGGCAGAGAGGCTGGAGGCCCAGCTGACTGATCGTTGGGGACTCAGCATGGAGGACTGCCGTGGTCAGGGCCACAAGGCCACTGGGACGTCCACCACCAAGATGAAAGCTGTGGCAGTATTGCTGATGGAGAAGTATCCCCTGGCATTGCACATGCCTTGCTCTCATATGGCACTGAACATCCACCTGGCCAGCAGCCTGCCTTTTCCCAATGTCCAGGTTGTCATGGAGACTCTGAGGAGGATTGGGGCTTTCTTTAGAACCCCATTTACTCAGGATGAGCTAGAGAAAGCTATCGCTACTCACTACCAGAAAAATGAAGAGAAAGCAGCTACACTGAAACAAGCCTGCAGCCCTGGATGGACAGAGCAGCACAATGTCTTTGATGTGCTGTTAGATATGTTGCCACCCCTGCTGCTGTGCATGGACAATGTTCGGGACAATGACAATGGAAAGTTTGCAGATGCTGTCACAACGGATGCATATGCAGTCACAGAAACTCTGTCTGACTTTGAGATCATCGTCACCATCGTCATCTTAAAGAATGTTCTCACATTCACCAGGGCCTTCGGGAGGAATCTCCAAGGAGAAACACTTGACGTGTTTTTTGCAGCCAACAGTCTAACTGCTGTCCTGCATTCCCTAAACGAGGTCAACGACAACATTGATGTTTACCATGAATTCTGGTACGAGGAGGCTGTGAGTCTGGCCAACGTAATGGAGATTCCCGTGAAGGTGCCGAGGCTGTTCCTCCGGAAACAGCGCGCGGCCGATGTAGGTGAAATCCAAGCAGAGGCGTATTTTAAGGAGTACGTCACTGTCGCTGTTATTACCGGCATCAtgcaggaggtggaggacaTGTTCTCTGAGACCAACCTCAAAGCTCTCAAGTGCCTGTCACTGGTCCCAGCTGTCATGGGCCAAATGAAATTCAACACCACCGAGGAGAACTACGCAGACGTTTACCGCAACGACCTCCCCAACCCGGAAACCCTTCCTGCGGAGCTCCACTGCTGGAGAATCAAGTGGAAGCACAGGGGCAAAGAAGTGCGCCTGCCCACCACCATTCACGAAACCCTTCAGCTGCCAGACGTCAAGTTCTTTCCCAACGTGAACTCCTTCCTCAAGGTGCTGTCCGCCCTGCCAGTGCTGAAACTAGAGGACAACAAAAGCGACACAGCGAGTGAACGGCTGCAAGTTTATCTGGACAGCATGCCGGCTAAGCAGTGGAACAAAAGTCTTGCGATGCTTAACATTAACACTCATGTCAAACACGACTTGGATGTCATGGTAGACAAATATTGCAGACTCTATCCAGAGGACGATCCTGAAGCTGAGGCCGAGGCCGAGGCTGAGGCTGAGGAAATAGCTGAGGCTGAGGAAGTGGCTAAGGAAGATGTTGCGAAGAAATGA
- the dyrk1ab gene encoding dual-specificity tyrosine-(Y)-phosphorylation regulated kinase 1A, b isoform X1, giving the protein MMHPGGETSACKPSSVRLAPSFSLHTAGLQMAAPMPHTHQQYSDRHQPSTDQSVTVLPYSDQTPQLTANQRHMPQCFRDPTSAPLRKLSIDLIKTYKHINEVYYAKKKRRHQQGQGEDSSHKKERKVFNDGYDDDNYDYIVKNGEKWMDRYEIDSLIGKGSFGQVVKAYDRAEQEWVAIKIIKNKKAFLNQAQIEVRLLELMNKHDTEMKYYIVHLKRHFMFRNHLCLVFEMLSYNLYDLLRNTNFRGVSLNLTRKFAQQLCTALLFLATPELSIIHCDLKPENILLCNPKRSAIKIVDFGSSCQLGQRIYQYIQSRFYRSPEVLLGMPYDLAIDMWSLGCILVEMHTGEPLFSGANEVDQMNKIVEVLGIPPNHIMDLAPKARKFFEKLSDGTWSVKKTKDGKRYKPPASRKLHSILGVETGGPGGRRAGESGHAVADYLKFKDLILRMLDYDPKSRIQPYYALQHSFFKKTADEGTNTSSSVSTSPALEQSQSSGTTSSTSSSSGGSSGTSTSGRARSDPTHHHLHSGGHFGTAMPAIDGDSLCPQARQPYPPPLVWGGGVGPESVTGETHPVQETTFHVPPQHPKALHPHSHTHHHHGQMMATRPRPRHYTSPTHSSSTQDSMEVVHGHLSMTSLSSSASSSSTSSSSTGNHGNQAYQLRHLPAGALDFGQNGGLSMGLGAFSNPRQETGMAAHPAFSMGTNTGPAHYLAEGHLGMRQGMDREESPMTGVCVQQSSMASS; this is encoded by the exons ATGATGCATCCAG GAGGAGAGACTTCAGCATGCAAACCTTCGTCCGTCCGGCTTGCGCCCTCTTTTTCTTTACACACTGCTGGTCTTCAGATGGCTGCTCCAATGCCCCATACGCACCAGCAGTACAGTGACCGCCACCAGCCAAGCACTGACCAATCTGTTACGGTCTTACCGTACAGCGACCAGACACCACAGCTCACTGCCAATCAG AGGCACATGCCCCAGTGCTTTCGTGACCCAACTTCAGCTCCCCTGAGGAAGCTCTCCATTGACCTTatcaaaacatacaaacacatcaatgag GTGTATTATGCAAAAAAGAAGCGACGGCACCAACAGGGTCAGGGTGAAGACTCCAGTCacaaaaaagagaggaaagtcTTTAATGATGGCTATGACGATGATAACTATGACTACATCGTCAAGAATGGGGAGAAGTGGATGGACCGCTATGAGATTGATTCCTTGATAGGAAAAGGATCATTTGGACAG GTTGTGAAAGCGTATGACCGGGCTGAGCAGGAATGGGTCGCCATTAAGATCATCAAGAACAAGAAAGCTTTCCTCAATCAAGCCCAGATTGAAGTGCGCCTCCTAGAGCTCATGAACAAACATGATACTGAGATGAAATACTACATCG tTCACCTAAAGCGTCACTTCATGTTCCGGAACCACCTCTGCCTCGTGTTTGAGATGCTTTCATATAACCTGTATGACTTACTCCGAAATACCAACTTCCGCGGCGTCTCGCTTAACCTCACCCGGAAGTTTGCCCAGCAGCTATGCACGGCGCTGCTCTTCCTGGCCACGCCTGAGCTCAGCATCATCCACTGTGACCTGAAGCCTGAGAACATCCTCCTCTGTAACCCCAAGAGGAGTGCCATCAAAATAGTGGACTTTGGCAGCTCATGCCAACTGGGACAAAGG ATATACCAATATATCCAGAGTCGCTTCTACCGTTCCCCAGAGGTGCTGCTGGGAATGCCCTATGACCTGGCCATCGACATGTGGTCCTTGGGCTGCATCTTGGTAGAGATGCACACTGGAGAACCTCTCTTCAGCGGAGCCAATGAG GTGGACCAGATGAACAAAATAGTCGAGGTTCTTGGTATCCCACCTAATCACATAATGGACCTAGCCCCAAAAGCCAGGAAGTTCTTTGAGAAGCTTTCTGATGGTACATGGAGTGTTAAGAAGACCAAAGATGGCAAAAGG TATAAGCCTCCAGCCTCGCGGAAGCTCCACTCCATCCTGGGTGTGGAGACAGGGGGTCCAGGTGGCCGGCGGGCGGGGGAGTCTGGCCATGCTGTTGCTGACTACTTGAAGTTCAAGGACCTGATCCTGCGGATGTTGGACTATGACCCCAAGAGCCGCATCCAGCCCTACTATGCCCTGCAGCACAGCTTCTTCAAGAAGACTGCGGATGAGGGGACCAATACAAGCAGCAGCGTGTCTACAAGCCCCGCGTTAGAGCAGTCCCAGTCTTCAGGAACCACCTCCAGCACCTCCTCTAGTTCAG GAGGATCATCTGGGACAAGTACCAGTGGCAGAGCAAGATCAGACCCTACCCATCACCACTTGCACAGTGGAGGACACTTCGGCACGGCCATGCCTGCCATAGATGGTGACAGCCTCTGCCCACAG GCAAGACAGCCTTACCCACCCCCGCTGGTGTGGGGAGGTGGCGTTGGACCAGAGTCAGTCACTGGAGAGACCCACCCAGTCCAGGAGACCACCTTCCATGTTCCCCCTCAGCACCCTAAGGCCCTGCATCCCCACTCACATACTCATCACCACCACGGGCAGATGATGGCTACACGGCCACGCCCACGCCACTACACCTCCCCGACACACAGCTCCTCGACACAGGACTCCATGGAGGTGGTTCATGGCCATCTGTCCATGACCTCCCtgtcttcctctgcctcctcttcctctacaTCGTCCTCTTCCACTGGGAACCATGGCAACCAGGCCTACCAGCTCCGCCATTTGCCTGCCGGAGCCCTTGACTTTGGTCAGAATGGTGGGCTGAGCATGGGGCTAGGTGCCTTCTCGAACCCACGGCAGGAGACTGGCATGGCAGCGCACCCTGCATTCTCCATGGGCACGAACACAGGGCCTGCCCACTACCTAGCGGAAGGCCACCTGGGCATGAGGCAGGGCATGGACCGGGAGGAGTCTCCAATGactggagtgtgtgtgcagcagagtTCTATGGCCAGCTCGTGA
- the dyrk1ab gene encoding dual-specificity tyrosine-(Y)-phosphorylation regulated kinase 1A, b isoform X2 has protein sequence MAAPMPHTHQQYSDRHQPSTDQSVTVLPYSDQTPQLTANQRHMPQCFRDPTSAPLRKLSIDLIKTYKHINEVYYAKKKRRHQQGQGEDSSHKKERKVFNDGYDDDNYDYIVKNGEKWMDRYEIDSLIGKGSFGQVVKAYDRAEQEWVAIKIIKNKKAFLNQAQIEVRLLELMNKHDTEMKYYIVHLKRHFMFRNHLCLVFEMLSYNLYDLLRNTNFRGVSLNLTRKFAQQLCTALLFLATPELSIIHCDLKPENILLCNPKRSAIKIVDFGSSCQLGQRIYQYIQSRFYRSPEVLLGMPYDLAIDMWSLGCILVEMHTGEPLFSGANEVDQMNKIVEVLGIPPNHIMDLAPKARKFFEKLSDGTWSVKKTKDGKRYKPPASRKLHSILGVETGGPGGRRAGESGHAVADYLKFKDLILRMLDYDPKSRIQPYYALQHSFFKKTADEGTNTSSSVSTSPALEQSQSSGTTSSTSSSSGGSSGTSTSGRARSDPTHHHLHSGGHFGTAMPAIDGDSLCPQARQPYPPPLVWGGGVGPESVTGETHPVQETTFHVPPQHPKALHPHSHTHHHHGQMMATRPRPRHYTSPTHSSSTQDSMEVVHGHLSMTSLSSSASSSSTSSSSTGNHGNQAYQLRHLPAGALDFGQNGGLSMGLGAFSNPRQETGMAAHPAFSMGTNTGPAHYLAEGHLGMRQGMDREESPMTGVCVQQSSMASS, from the exons ATGGCTGCTCCAATGCCCCATACGCACCAGCAGTACAGTGACCGCCACCAGCCAAGCACTGACCAATCTGTTACGGTCTTACCGTACAGCGACCAGACACCACAGCTCACTGCCAATCAG AGGCACATGCCCCAGTGCTTTCGTGACCCAACTTCAGCTCCCCTGAGGAAGCTCTCCATTGACCTTatcaaaacatacaaacacatcaatgag GTGTATTATGCAAAAAAGAAGCGACGGCACCAACAGGGTCAGGGTGAAGACTCCAGTCacaaaaaagagaggaaagtcTTTAATGATGGCTATGACGATGATAACTATGACTACATCGTCAAGAATGGGGAGAAGTGGATGGACCGCTATGAGATTGATTCCTTGATAGGAAAAGGATCATTTGGACAG GTTGTGAAAGCGTATGACCGGGCTGAGCAGGAATGGGTCGCCATTAAGATCATCAAGAACAAGAAAGCTTTCCTCAATCAAGCCCAGATTGAAGTGCGCCTCCTAGAGCTCATGAACAAACATGATACTGAGATGAAATACTACATCG tTCACCTAAAGCGTCACTTCATGTTCCGGAACCACCTCTGCCTCGTGTTTGAGATGCTTTCATATAACCTGTATGACTTACTCCGAAATACCAACTTCCGCGGCGTCTCGCTTAACCTCACCCGGAAGTTTGCCCAGCAGCTATGCACGGCGCTGCTCTTCCTGGCCACGCCTGAGCTCAGCATCATCCACTGTGACCTGAAGCCTGAGAACATCCTCCTCTGTAACCCCAAGAGGAGTGCCATCAAAATAGTGGACTTTGGCAGCTCATGCCAACTGGGACAAAGG ATATACCAATATATCCAGAGTCGCTTCTACCGTTCCCCAGAGGTGCTGCTGGGAATGCCCTATGACCTGGCCATCGACATGTGGTCCTTGGGCTGCATCTTGGTAGAGATGCACACTGGAGAACCTCTCTTCAGCGGAGCCAATGAG GTGGACCAGATGAACAAAATAGTCGAGGTTCTTGGTATCCCACCTAATCACATAATGGACCTAGCCCCAAAAGCCAGGAAGTTCTTTGAGAAGCTTTCTGATGGTACATGGAGTGTTAAGAAGACCAAAGATGGCAAAAGG TATAAGCCTCCAGCCTCGCGGAAGCTCCACTCCATCCTGGGTGTGGAGACAGGGGGTCCAGGTGGCCGGCGGGCGGGGGAGTCTGGCCATGCTGTTGCTGACTACTTGAAGTTCAAGGACCTGATCCTGCGGATGTTGGACTATGACCCCAAGAGCCGCATCCAGCCCTACTATGCCCTGCAGCACAGCTTCTTCAAGAAGACTGCGGATGAGGGGACCAATACAAGCAGCAGCGTGTCTACAAGCCCCGCGTTAGAGCAGTCCCAGTCTTCAGGAACCACCTCCAGCACCTCCTCTAGTTCAG GAGGATCATCTGGGACAAGTACCAGTGGCAGAGCAAGATCAGACCCTACCCATCACCACTTGCACAGTGGAGGACACTTCGGCACGGCCATGCCTGCCATAGATGGTGACAGCCTCTGCCCACAG GCAAGACAGCCTTACCCACCCCCGCTGGTGTGGGGAGGTGGCGTTGGACCAGAGTCAGTCACTGGAGAGACCCACCCAGTCCAGGAGACCACCTTCCATGTTCCCCCTCAGCACCCTAAGGCCCTGCATCCCCACTCACATACTCATCACCACCACGGGCAGATGATGGCTACACGGCCACGCCCACGCCACTACACCTCCCCGACACACAGCTCCTCGACACAGGACTCCATGGAGGTGGTTCATGGCCATCTGTCCATGACCTCCCtgtcttcctctgcctcctcttcctctacaTCGTCCTCTTCCACTGGGAACCATGGCAACCAGGCCTACCAGCTCCGCCATTTGCCTGCCGGAGCCCTTGACTTTGGTCAGAATGGTGGGCTGAGCATGGGGCTAGGTGCCTTCTCGAACCCACGGCAGGAGACTGGCATGGCAGCGCACCCTGCATTCTCCATGGGCACGAACACAGGGCCTGCCCACTACCTAGCGGAAGGCCACCTGGGCATGAGGCAGGGCATGGACCGGGAGGAGTCTCCAATGactggagtgtgtgtgcagcagagtTCTATGGCCAGCTCGTGA